The following coding sequences are from one Pirellulales bacterium window:
- the ribD gene encoding bifunctional diaminohydroxyphosphoribosylaminopyrimidine deaminase/5-amino-6-(5-phosphoribosylamino)uracil reductase RibD yields MNQKELDQWHMRRALELAAQGTGRAEPNPLVGCVIARGAEVIAEGWHGAYGGPHAEIDALSLAGRRAAGATAYVTLEPCCHFGKTPPCTKALVAAGVRRVVAAMPDPFPEVSGRGAAELAASGIEVELGVLEQDARWLNAPYLKLVQSELPWVIVKWAMTLDGKIATRAGDSRWISSDASRRWVHELRGRVDAIVVGSGTALGDDPLLTARPPGPRRATRVVVDSQATLPLESQLVQTAGEFPVIVAAAASAPAENRHRLADAGCEVLSLSGSGHAERLNELLTELGRRRMTNVLVEGGERLLGHLFALGQIDEVHVFVAPRLVGGVEAPSPVGGSGVARMADALSLHGVQWREVDGDLHFSGRTRKMQIR; encoded by the coding sequence ATGAACCAAAAAGAGCTCGATCAGTGGCATATGCGTCGGGCATTGGAGTTGGCCGCGCAGGGCACAGGCCGCGCCGAACCCAATCCTCTGGTGGGCTGCGTGATTGCCCGCGGGGCCGAAGTCATCGCGGAAGGATGGCACGGCGCCTACGGCGGCCCGCACGCGGAGATCGACGCACTCTCGCTGGCCGGCCGGCGCGCCGCGGGCGCCACGGCCTACGTCACGCTGGAACCTTGCTGTCACTTCGGCAAGACGCCGCCCTGCACAAAGGCCTTGGTTGCCGCCGGCGTGCGCCGCGTGGTCGCGGCCATGCCCGACCCCTTTCCGGAAGTGTCGGGCCGCGGCGCCGCCGAACTGGCCGCTTCCGGCATCGAGGTGGAGTTGGGCGTGCTCGAACAAGATGCCCGGTGGCTGAATGCGCCCTATCTGAAGCTTGTCCAAAGCGAGCTGCCGTGGGTGATCGTCAAGTGGGCGATGACGCTCGACGGCAAAATCGCCACCCGCGCCGGCGACAGCCGCTGGATCTCGAGCGACGCCTCGCGCCGCTGGGTACACGAGCTGCGCGGCCGCGTCGACGCGATCGTGGTCGGCAGCGGAACCGCGCTCGGCGACGATCCCTTGTTGACCGCCAGGCCGCCGGGGCCGCGACGAGCGACGCGGGTCGTCGTCGACTCGCAAGCGACGTTGCCGCTGGAAAGTCAATTGGTGCAAACGGCGGGCGAATTTCCGGTGATCGTTGCCGCGGCCGCTTCAGCCCCCGCGGAGAATCGCCACCGGTTGGCTGACGCGGGGTGCGAAGTGCTGTCGCTCTCCGGAAGCGGCCACGCCGAACGGCTCAACGAGTTGCTGACGGAGCTTGGCCGCCGCCGCATGACCAACGTGCTGGTGGAAGGGGGCGAACGGTTGCTCGGCCACTTGTTCGCTCTAGGTCAGATCGACGAGGTGCATGTCTTCGTAGCCCCGAGACTGGTTGGCGGAGTTGAAGCGCCGTCGCCCGTCGGCGGTTCCGGCGTGGCCCGCATGGCCGACGCTCTTTCGCTGCACGGCGTGCAATGGCGAGAAGTGGACGGCGACCTTCATTTTTCCGGCCGCACGCGGAAAATGCAGATCAGGTGA
- a CDS encoding serine/threonine-protein kinase, translating to MSLLSRHGKSSAFFKPGSTVALAQRLADDLARRWADGERPDAEEYFARYPQLAGRADTALALIYEEMRQQRESGRPMQESEWLRRFPRWRPQIETLLACDKPPEGHSIDVWFPKPGETFGEFLLLDQLGHGAHGCVYLAQQTSLADRPVVLKVASLAGQEHLSLARLQHTYIMPLYWAQDDASLGLRALCMPFFGGASLSRLLDRLAEVPPARRSGRDLFQALVAATQGERLAPPVQGPACRALEKASYVDAVCTIGACLAEALDYAHQRNVVHHDIKPSNVLIAADGQPLLLDFHLAQPALEPGQIVVPWLGGTPGYMAPEQEAALAAMEAGQPVPCKVDGQADVFALGLLLCEALAGKHPPAGEAPARWLRRANPQVSAALADLLAKCMAREPAQRYPNAAALAADLRRHLAHQPLEHVANRSLHERWAKWRRRRPHALIGIFLVAALVTSCLVIANTMRQRWLEAERALKEAELEMEAGRFQWAKVAIDRGLFLAADLPWRGTLVGDLQSAAVVAQRGYLAEELHQVVERLRGVYGAEGLPGPEAQRLETEAHRLWEQRQLMLEHEPARPRSESPVKQDLVDLAVFWSDVHLRGAGDEGRAGAAREALNVLIEAERLAGARLVLAREQAKLAQIVGDGPCLSKALKNAGSLSPASSREHYALGRIAYSAGDMEQANRYFTAAIAADPHSLWSNFYHGRAAFALQRFDEALTAYTVCVALADQAGWCYYHRGLARLKLGQDQLARSDFDRALALDSYLAAAWLERGMLECREERYGEALIDLERASAEGADAQAVAYGLALAYAGKGDREAALEQLAKLFARQPDHQGGRKLAQSLRRETPPQHAPSE from the coding sequence ATGAGCCTCTTATCACGGCACGGCAAATCGTCGGCGTTTTTCAAGCCGGGCTCGACGGTCGCCCTGGCGCAGCGGCTGGCCGACGACCTTGCCCGGCGCTGGGCCGATGGCGAACGGCCCGACGCCGAAGAGTATTTCGCCCGATACCCGCAATTGGCCGGCCGGGCCGATACCGCTCTGGCGTTGATCTATGAGGAGATGCGCCAGCAGCGCGAGTCGGGCCGCCCGATGCAGGAATCGGAATGGCTGCGGCGTTTTCCCCGCTGGCGGCCGCAAATCGAAACGCTGCTGGCCTGCGACAAGCCGCCGGAGGGCCATAGCATCGATGTCTGGTTTCCCAAGCCGGGCGAAACGTTCGGCGAGTTTTTGCTGCTCGACCAGCTTGGGCACGGCGCTCACGGCTGCGTCTATTTAGCGCAGCAGACGTCGCTGGCCGATCGGCCGGTGGTGCTCAAGGTGGCCTCGCTGGCCGGTCAGGAGCACCTGTCGCTGGCCCGCCTGCAGCACACCTACATCATGCCGCTCTACTGGGCGCAAGACGACGCGTCGCTTGGCCTGCGGGCGTTGTGCATGCCTTTTTTCGGTGGCGCGAGCTTGTCGCGTTTGCTCGACCGGTTGGCCGAGGTGCCGCCGGCCAGACGGAGCGGCCGCGATTTGTTTCAGGCGCTGGTGGCGGCCACCCAGGGCGAGCGGCTGGCCCCGCCGGTGCAAGGCCCGGCCTGCCGCGCCCTCGAAAAGGCATCTTACGTGGACGCCGTCTGCACCATCGGCGCCTGCCTCGCCGAGGCCCTCGATTACGCCCATCAACGCAACGTGGTACACCACGATATCAAGCCATCGAACGTGTTGATTGCCGCCGACGGCCAGCCGCTGTTGCTCGACTTTCACCTAGCCCAGCCGGCGTTGGAGCCGGGACAGATCGTGGTTCCCTGGCTGGGCGGCACACCCGGTTACATGGCGCCCGAGCAAGAGGCGGCGCTGGCGGCCATGGAGGCCGGGCAGCCTGTTCCCTGCAAGGTCGACGGCCAGGCCGACGTGTTCGCCTTGGGCCTGCTGTTGTGCGAGGCCCTGGCCGGCAAGCACCCGCCGGCCGGAGAAGCGCCGGCGCGCTGGCTGCGCCGCGCCAACCCTCAGGTGAGCGCCGCACTGGCCGACCTGCTGGCCAAGTGCATGGCCCGCGAGCCGGCTCAGCGTTACCCGAACGCCGCCGCGCTGGCCGCCGATCTTCGTCGCCACCTCGCCCATCAGCCGCTGGAGCACGTCGCCAATCGCAGCCTGCATGAACGCTGGGCCAAGTGGCGCCGACGGCGGCCGCACGCGCTGATCGGCATTTTCCTGGTGGCGGCGCTGGTGACTTCCTGCCTCGTGATCGCCAACACCATGCGTCAACGATGGCTCGAAGCCGAGCGGGCACTGAAAGAGGCCGAACTGGAAATGGAAGCGGGCCGCTTTCAGTGGGCCAAAGTGGCCATCGATCGAGGGCTGTTTCTGGCCGCCGATCTTCCTTGGCGCGGCACGTTGGTGGGCGATTTGCAGTCGGCGGCGGTGGTCGCGCAGCGGGGCTACCTGGCCGAGGAGCTGCACCAGGTCGTCGAGCGGCTGCGGGGGGTCTACGGTGCCGAGGGTCTCCCCGGACCCGAAGCGCAGCGGCTGGAAACCGAAGCACACCGCTTGTGGGAACAACGGCAGTTGATGCTCGAACACGAGCCTGCGCGCCCCAGGTCGGAGTCGCCGGTGAAGCAAGATCTGGTCGACCTGGCGGTTTTCTGGTCCGACGTGCATCTGCGCGGCGCCGGCGACGAGGGCCGGGCCGGTGCTGCGCGAGAAGCCTTGAACGTGCTTATCGAAGCCGAGCGTTTGGCCGGCGCGCGGCTCGTGCTGGCGCGCGAACAGGCCAAGCTGGCGCAGATCGTGGGCGACGGGCCGTGCCTGTCGAAGGCGCTCAAAAACGCCGGCTCGCTCTCGCCCGCATCATCCCGGGAGCATTACGCTCTGGGACGCATCGCCTATTCCGCCGGCGACATGGAGCAGGCCAACCGCTATTTCACGGCGGCCATCGCAGCCGACCCGCACTCGTTATGGTCGAACTTCTATCACGGCCGTGCGGCCTTCGCCTTGCAGCGCTTCGACGAAGCGCTGACGGCCTACACGGTTTGTGTGGCGCTGGCCGATCAGGCGGGTTGGTGCTATTACCACCGCGGCCTGGCCAGATTGAAGCTGGGACAAGACCAGCTTGCGCGCAGCGATTTTGATCGGGCGCTGGCGCTCGACTCGTACCTGGCGGCAGCGTGGCTGGAGCGCGGCATGCTCGAGTGCCGCGAAGAGCGCTACGGGGAAGCGCTGATCGACCTGGAGCGAGCAAGCGCCGAAGGCGCGGACGCCCAGGCGGTGGCCTACGGCCTGGCGCTGGCCTACGCCGGCAAAGGTGATCGCGAGGCCGCGCTGGAGCAGCTTGCGAAGCTGTTCGCCCGCCAGCCCGATCATCAAGGCGGCCGGAAGTTGGCCCAATCGCTACGGCGCGAGACGCCGCCGCAGCACGCGCCGAGCGAGTAG
- a CDS encoding DUF1501 domain-containing protein: MNDFELNRRQALIASGLGVLSLGMPGAVMGSDKVDASGKAVAADKSCIFVLLCGGPSHVDTWDMKPNAPQDYRGPYQPISTRVPGMLINEMHTELAKVTDHFTLINSMSHPGAISNHFDAMHNLLSGQSEKRVQEGLPDDQPYLGSFVAKHKPSKRNFVSNAWLIKCVGPPVFCAPNLGIGGYLGSAYAPVFIGSADNHPAMSDFKPPQIYDPYDKDRFDTRKRLLGGLESDRFDQLRHVKDWSDLREKTYDAMTRAEGRQAFEMSREPDKVRQRYGMHPLGQNLLLARRMVESGVRFVTVNGWTGQAEHDKAGPPSSSWDMHGGNMGMGNAFGDGSYGMGFCLPRLDQALAALLSDLKERGMLDQTLVVVTGEFGRTPLVLKQDPPGRQHWPQCFSAILAGAGIAGGRVYGKSNKYGEYPTSNPVRPEELAAT; this comes from the coding sequence ATGAACGATTTTGAATTGAACCGGCGGCAAGCCCTCATCGCGAGCGGTTTAGGCGTGCTGAGTCTCGGCATGCCGGGAGCCGTGATGGGCAGCGACAAGGTCGATGCTTCGGGCAAGGCCGTCGCCGCGGACAAATCTTGCATCTTTGTCCTGCTCTGCGGAGGGCCCAGTCACGTTGACACCTGGGATATGAAGCCGAACGCGCCGCAGGATTATCGCGGGCCGTACCAACCCATCTCCACCAGGGTGCCGGGCATGCTCATCAACGAGATGCACACGGAGCTGGCCAAGGTGACGGACCACTTCACGCTCATCAATTCCATGTCGCATCCGGGCGCGATCAGCAATCACTTCGACGCGATGCACAATCTGCTCAGCGGCCAATCGGAGAAGCGCGTGCAGGAGGGCCTGCCGGACGATCAGCCCTACCTGGGCTCGTTCGTCGCCAAACACAAACCCAGCAAACGCAATTTCGTCTCCAACGCATGGCTCATCAAATGCGTGGGACCGCCCGTCTTTTGCGCGCCCAACCTGGGCATCGGCGGCTACCTCGGCTCGGCTTACGCGCCCGTGTTTATCGGCTCGGCCGACAACCATCCGGCCATGAGCGACTTCAAACCACCGCAGATTTACGACCCCTACGATAAGGACCGGTTCGACACGCGCAAACGGTTGCTCGGCGGGCTGGAGTCCGACAGGTTCGATCAGCTCCGGCACGTCAAGGACTGGTCCGATCTGCGCGAGAAGACCTACGACGCCATGACGCGGGCCGAAGGCCGGCAGGCGTTTGAAATGAGCCGCGAACCAGACAAAGTCCGCCAGCGATATGGGATGCACCCGCTCGGGCAGAACCTGCTGCTGGCACGGCGGATGGTGGAGTCGGGCGTTCGCTTCGTCACCGTCAACGGCTGGACCGGGCAGGCCGAGCACGACAAAGCCGGCCCGCCGAGCAGCAGTTGGGACATGCACGGCGGAAACATGGGCATGGGCAACGCCTTCGGCGACGGTTCTTACGGCATGGGATTCTGTTTGCCTCGACTGGATCAGGCGCTGGCCGCGTTGCTTTCCGACCTCAAAGAGCGCGGCATGCTGGACCAGACGCTGGTCGTCGTGACCGGCGAGTTCGGCCGCACGCCCCTCGTTCTGAAGCAGGATCCTCCCGGCCGCCAGCACTGGCCGCAGTGTTTCTCCGCCATCCTGGCCGGAGCGGGCATCGCCGGGGGCCGAGTGTACGGCAAGTCCAACAAGTACGGCGAGTATCCCACCAGTAACCCGGTTCGCCCCGAGGAACTGGCGGCGACCAT